A single Orcinus orca chromosome 2, mOrcOrc1.1, whole genome shotgun sequence DNA region contains:
- the IMP3 gene encoding U3 small nucleolar ribonucleoprotein protein IMP3, with protein MVRKLKFHEQKLLKQVDFLNWEVTDHNLHELRVLRRYRLQRREDYTRYNQLSRAVRELARRLRDLPERDPFRVRSSAALLDKLYALGLIPTRGSLELCDFVTASSFCRRRLPTVLLKLRMAQHLQAAVAFVEQGHVRVGPDVVTDPAFLVTRSMEDFVTWVDSSKIKRHVLEYNEERDDFDLEA; from the coding sequence ATGGTGCGGAAGCTTAAGTTCCACGAGCAGAAGCTGCTGAAGCAGGTGGACTTCCTGAACTGGGAGGTCACCGATCACAACTTGCACGAGCTGCGCGTGTTGCGGCGTTATCGGCTGCAACGGCGCGAGGACTACACGCGCTACAACCAGCTGAGCCGTGCTGTGCGCGAGCTGGCGCGGCGCCTGCGGGACCTGCCGGAGCGCGACCCGTTTCGCGTGCGCTCCTCGGCCGCGCTGCTGGACAAACTGTATGCTCTCGGCCTAATCCCCACGCGCGGGTCTCTGGAGCTCTGCGATTTCGTCACGGCCTCGTCCTTCTGCCGCCGCCGCCTGCCCACCGTGCTCCTTAAGCTGCGCATGGCGCAGCACCTCCAGGCCGCCGTGGCATTCGTGGAGCAGGGTCACGTGCGCGTGGGCCCCGACGTGGTCACCGACCCCGCCTTCCTTGTCACGCGCAGCATGGAGGACTTCGTCACCTGGGTTGACTCGTCCAAGATCAAGCGGCACGTGCTGGAGTACAATGAGGAGCGTGATGACTTCGATCTGGAAGCCTAG